One segment of Microbacterium arborescens DNA contains the following:
- a CDS encoding RDD family protein: MTTPAPPAQIRQDEILTGEAVALDVQPLGFFLRALGVLIDVLCGIVLLLLFSFVGGLLVGGFGLENLSGILVISALVLVLVVIPTAIETLTHGRSLGKLAVGGRIVRTDGGATGFRQAFIRALVGVLEIWFTFGALAGVVAAFTPRSTRLGDMVAGTYCERTRAPRLPHPAGPIPAELREWAEVADVARLPDRVARRATQFARSAEGMEPGARQRSATMIAAEVAPFVSPLPQTDPESLVRAVVAARRDREYAAITRIDDRARALVGAATETPRGFPVRS; this comes from the coding sequence ATGACCACGCCCGCTCCCCCGGCGCAGATCCGTCAGGACGAGATCCTCACCGGTGAGGCGGTCGCGCTCGACGTCCAGCCCCTGGGCTTCTTCCTCCGCGCGCTCGGCGTGCTCATCGACGTCCTCTGCGGCATCGTGCTGCTGTTGTTGTTCTCCTTCGTCGGAGGCCTCCTCGTCGGCGGCTTCGGCCTCGAGAACCTGTCGGGGATCCTGGTCATCTCAGCCCTCGTCCTCGTGCTGGTCGTCATCCCGACGGCGATCGAGACCCTCACCCACGGGCGCAGTCTCGGCAAGCTCGCGGTCGGCGGCCGCATCGTGCGCACCGACGGCGGCGCCACCGGGTTCCGGCAGGCATTCATCCGCGCCCTCGTCGGAGTACTGGAGATCTGGTTCACATTCGGAGCACTCGCCGGGGTGGTCGCCGCGTTCACGCCGCGCTCGACCCGATTGGGCGACATGGTCGCGGGGACCTACTGCGAGCGCACGCGCGCTCCGCGCCTGCCGCATCCTGCCGGCCCGATTCCCGCCGAGCTGCGGGAATGGGCCGAGGTCGCCGATGTCGCGAGGCTGCCCGACCGTGTCGCGCGACGGGCGACGCAGTTCGCCCGCTCGGCCGAGGGAATGGAGCCCGGGGCTCGACAGCGCTCTGCGACGATGATCGCCGCCGAGGTCGCACCGTTCGTCTCGCCTCTGCCGCAGACCGACCCCGAATCCCTCGTCCGGGCCGTCGTCGCAGCTCGCCGGGATCGGGAGTATGCCGCGATCACCCGGATCGATGACCGGGCGCGCGCGCTCGTCGGGGCAGCCACCGAGACTCCGCGCGGGTTCCCCGTCAGATCTTGA
- a CDS encoding DUF3499 family protein, whose translation MRERLCSKVGCAREAVTTLTFDYGDQMAALGPLGGGTDPHAHDLCAIHTERLSVPKGWVVIRHETLKI comes from the coding sequence ATGCGCGAGAGACTGTGTTCGAAGGTGGGCTGCGCCCGCGAGGCTGTGACGACCCTGACCTTCGACTACGGCGATCAGATGGCCGCTCTCGGCCCGCTGGGAGGCGGCACCGACCCGCACGCGCACGACCTGTGCGCCATCCACACCGAACGACTCTCCGTGCCCAAGGGATGGGTCGTCATTCGTCACGAGACGCTCAAGATCTGA
- a CDS encoding metallopeptidase family protein produces MIRRRSRAVPPRRNRPSRHGRHGRDDRSPVVRPPLPPLETRSERFDLSVGTAAEFLRSAWPELREVRFEVAGMPAASDEDGIPRWQVFANEKRIVLYRLPIERLNRLHRNDDLHRRMMVESCVFRAAAEYLDRDPWDLGPDRFRFL; encoded by the coding sequence ATGATCCGGCGTCGTTCCCGAGCCGTGCCGCCTCGGCGGAACCGGCCGTCGCGCCACGGGCGACACGGCCGCGATGATCGCAGCCCGGTCGTTCGCCCCCCGCTCCCGCCCCTCGAGACGCGCTCCGAGCGGTTCGATCTCTCGGTCGGGACAGCCGCGGAGTTTCTGCGGAGCGCGTGGCCCGAGCTGCGCGAGGTGCGATTCGAAGTCGCCGGCATGCCGGCGGCAAGCGACGAGGACGGCATCCCGCGCTGGCAGGTCTTCGCGAACGAGAAGCGCATCGTGCTCTATCGCCTGCCCATCGAGCGCCTGAACCGGCTGCACCGCAACGACGATCTGCACCGCCGGATGATGGTCGAGAGTTGCGTCTTCCGTGCGGCGGCCGAATACCTCGACCGCGATCCCTGGGACCTCGGACCCGACCGGTTCCGCTTCCTCTGA
- a CDS encoding DUF5719 family protein, with product MNSRTALVTRLAVGAVAAVVVGGGVIAAAAAPWPTFAREPMSLDVVPEAARSIAACDGPLLALGRDATAAGAITVAAVSSVVSATDGAESTAYTLATPDRTGDGASPEAFSAEPTDGAPTDLGAASSASLDDPDLRGLAVSACTRPAMESWLVGGSAATGASDLVLLTNPGDVAATVDLRVFGADGAQDPVAGRDIVVAARSQRAIPLAALRRGEQSPVVQVTAQGAPVRASLQSALTRTLIAGGVDQVGASALPATQQTIPAVIVTVAPDSVASAGGLSVRLMATAADTSANVTVRSVADGSVVSQQDAIAVTAGRPVELEVTGMPVGDYTVTATASDPLVAAAWTSTDQAAPADFAWAVAAPLVDAPTLVAVASGPAPSLTLTADQDTVATLTPIAGGTPQTVQLAAGQSGTIDVAAGTVYRLDPGTGGIRGSVGFSAAGQLGTYPVTGSAAAAAELTVYP from the coding sequence ATGAACTCGCGAACCGCACTCGTGACCCGTCTCGCCGTGGGCGCGGTGGCCGCCGTCGTCGTCGGAGGCGGCGTCATCGCCGCCGCAGCGGCCCCCTGGCCGACCTTCGCGCGCGAGCCCATGTCGCTCGATGTCGTTCCCGAGGCGGCGCGTTCGATCGCCGCGTGCGACGGCCCGCTCCTCGCTCTCGGCCGCGACGCAACGGCGGCGGGCGCGATCACCGTCGCGGCAGTATCGAGCGTCGTCTCGGCGACGGACGGCGCAGAGTCGACGGCGTACACGCTCGCGACCCCCGATCGAACGGGCGACGGAGCGTCACCCGAAGCCTTCTCGGCAGAGCCGACGGACGGTGCGCCGACCGATCTCGGCGCGGCGTCTTCCGCGTCCCTCGATGACCCTGATCTGCGCGGCCTGGCGGTTTCGGCCTGCACGCGGCCCGCGATGGAGTCGTGGCTGGTCGGCGGATCGGCCGCCACGGGGGCGAGCGACCTCGTGCTCCTGACGAACCCGGGTGATGTCGCGGCGACCGTCGATCTGAGGGTGTTCGGTGCTGACGGAGCCCAGGACCCCGTCGCGGGGCGCGACATCGTCGTGGCCGCTCGCTCGCAGCGCGCCATTCCCCTCGCGGCGCTTCGCCGCGGCGAGCAGAGTCCCGTCGTGCAGGTCACGGCGCAGGGAGCCCCGGTGCGGGCATCCCTGCAGTCGGCACTGACGCGCACGCTCATCGCCGGTGGCGTCGACCAGGTGGGGGCGAGTGCCCTGCCGGCGACGCAGCAGACCATTCCGGCCGTGATCGTCACCGTCGCCCCCGATTCCGTCGCCTCGGCGGGCGGACTGTCGGTGCGGCTCATGGCGACTGCGGCCGACACCTCCGCGAACGTGACCGTCCGCTCCGTCGCCGATGGGAGCGTGGTGTCGCAACAGGACGCGATCGCCGTGACCGCCGGGCGACCGGTCGAGCTCGAGGTGACGGGGATGCCCGTCGGCGACTACACCGTCACCGCGACCGCATCCGATCCTCTTGTGGCCGCAGCGTGGACCTCGACCGACCAGGCGGCGCCGGCTGATTTCGCCTGGGCGGTCGCCGCGCCGCTCGTCGACGCTCCGACCCTCGTCGCCGTCGCATCCGGTCCCGCGCCGTCGCTCACCCTGACGGCCGATCAGGACACCGTCGCGACGCTGACCCCCATCGCCGGCGGAACGCCGCAGACAGTGCAGCTGGCAGCAGGGCAGTCCGGCACGATCGACGTCGCGGCGGGGACCGTCTACCGACTCGACCCCGGCACCGGCGGCATCCGCGGCTCCGTCGGCTTCTCGGCAGCCGGACAGCTCGGGACGTATCCCGTGACGGGGTCGGCCGCAGCAGCGGCCGAGCTCACCGTGTATCCCTGA